A genomic segment from Aegilops tauschii subsp. strangulata cultivar AL8/78 chromosome 1, Aet v6.0, whole genome shotgun sequence encodes:
- the LOC109736421 gene encoding late embryogenesis abundant protein Lea14-A gives MASLMDKAKGFVADKIAHMPKPEASLDKVTFKGMTREAITVHSHVNVTNPYSHRIPICDIAFNLKCGGKEVASGTIPDPGWIEDSGEVTKLEVPAKVPYDFLISLMKDLGRDWDIDYELLVKLTIDLPIIGNFTIPLETAGEFKLPTLSDFFGGAAKTEEATA, from the exons ATGGCGAGCCTGATGGACAAGGCCAAGGGGTTCGTCGCCGACAAGATCGCGCACATGCCCAAGCCGGAGGCGTCGCTGGACAAGGTGACCTTCAAGGGCATGACCCGCGAGGCCATCACCGTGCACAGCCACGTCAACGTCACCAACCCCTACTCCCACCGCATCCCCATCTGCGACATCGCCTTCAACCTCAAGTGCGGCGGCAA GGAGGTGGCGAGCGGCACGATCCCGGACCCGGGCTGGATCGAGGACAGCGGCGAGGTCACCAAGCTGGAGGTGCCGGCCAAGGTGCCCTACGACTTCCTCATCTCTCTCATGAAGGATCTGGGCAGGGACTGGGACATCGACTACGAACTCCTCGTCAAGCTCACCATCGACCTCCCCATCATCGGCAACTTCACCATCCCGCTCGAAACCGCCGGCGAGTTCAAGCTGCCCACCCTCAGCGACTTCTTCGGCGGCGCCGCCAAGACCGAGGAGGCCACCGCCTAG